Within the Takifugu rubripes chromosome 8, fTakRub1.2, whole genome shotgun sequence genome, the region CCCTGTTGTTGCCATCAGTCTCAAATGCAGCGTTGCATGTGAGCGTAAACACCCAAGAAGACGTTTTCACTCTTTGGGGGTGTAATTTAGGAACAATTCACATTTTCAGGTTCCtgatttctccatttttcataATGAACAGGGAGACACCTGTTGCTCACTTTGTTACAGGCTAGAACTACGTTGTGCTTGCTCCCGGTCACTTTTGTTACATCGCATTTCCCGCTTGTTTTTTTTGACTGGACTTCATACACTTTCATATCTGAGGTGCTGATGCACAGGTTCCCACCGTTCACCACGCGTTTGCCAGAAGTGCGACAAACTTCTCTGACTTGATTCTCATCGGCGTCGATGAAGGACTGAACGGGAGTTCTCCCACACAGgtttttctcctccaggtaTCTGGAACCAGACACAACGTCTTATTCTTAATCTGATGCTAACGTTTCACACATAGTTTATTCCAGAAACGTGAGGGACAGTTCTGCCACATGGTGGCTCAGACGGCTGCGATGAGACGTCAAGTCTTATCGTTACTCCACAAAATCGTCACTAATGAGAAATCTTTACACTTTAGCAAATCAACAAATACAAACTCTTTAGGCCAAGAAGTTGCTGCCTTTCACTGGTACCTGCTCCATTGTTGCTTATCCGTCCTGTCAAAGATTTCCTTTAGAATGTGTCCTGGACAAACACATTGTAATCGCtttgactgcttgtgtcctgacAGGGCTGAAGGTTCACATCGTCGCGCTCGGCCCTGTAAAACTGTCCTTTCCCCTCGTGCACGAGGAGGAAGATGGTGACGATGGTGACGAGAGCAAAGTTCATTTTTCTGGcctgtggaaaaagaaaaacgtcGTTAAACAGAGTTGGTGCTGAAGACGTCCCTCGTCTTCCTCTGCGAGGACGAACTTGAAGCTTACGTCTCAGCTGGAAGTCTGAAGAGTCCAGTTCTGCTGAGGACACCAGCAGCCTTTTAAACACCAGTGATGGGGAAGTCACACCAAACTTGGTAAAgttttaacacatttaaaacggtttcctgtttgttgtttcctgttttggaGGTTTGGAGTTGCtcttttttccttatttttctgACCGAAAGCCAGTCCAGAGCCGAGGTTCAAATCTGGGAACTTTTCTTCATTTGCACCTTAAATTTACCACATTTTCTTcgtatttgcatttttttatttgtcaaaGTTAAGCTCCTATTTGCACATTGACTGGTAGATCTCTGGATGGGAGATGAATGAAGGACAATCGTGGAGCTTCTCTTGATGCTCCGTTGCTAACAGTCCTGGGAGAAGTCCCACATCCAGGCCTCCTCACCACCGTCACCCTGTCCTCCCATTTATCTTTTCAGTCCTAACTGGAGCTTTGCAAGTGTGAACATGTTATATGATGCGTTCCTTCATTGCGTGTTTGATTTTGATCTCCCGCCGtttggatttttccttttttctgctttgattCCGATCCCTCAAATGTTCCCAGGAACAGCAGGGTCGTACCCAAAGGTGTGAAACTGCTGACTCGTGGGAACGCCTACATGTTTGACTCCGACAGGTCTTTGATGCGACACGTCTGTCTTTGATGGGGACAGTTtttgtcacttttccagctgagTTTTTGCACTCTTGTATGTCGGAGTTTCTGTTTCAGAAACATTTGCAGATATCAACCTTTTCTGTCAGACTCAATCCAAACTGCACGGAGTAGAATGGAATGTTTTGGTCTTCTTCAGGAGTGTCTCACTGCCTCGGAGCTGAAGAGCTCACCATTAAAGTCCAGCTTAGCAAATATCATGCTAGCGTGTGCGTGAGGCTCCCGGGGGGATCCATCAGTGTGCGCAGGTGGCGTCGAGTCCGTCCGGCCGCACATCGCTGAATGAATCGAACTCTGTGACACGATCTAACGTGCACTTTATTCACGCACAGCCACCGATAAAGAGAGGAAGTTGGGGACGAACTTGGCCGCTCTTTAGTTTTGCCAGTTCTTCTCCCCGATGTTGAACAGTTTAAGCAACAACAACCCGGCGTACATTGTCAGGTAAATTGGTTTTGCACACGTGTCTTTGTTCTGTCAGTGATTTACACTCTTTGTCATCAATTTTCGATGAAATGTTGAAGACTTTGCTGTCGCTACTGACACGTTTTAGCATTTTAAAGTCCAGATTGTCCAGGACGGACTCTGCTGCCAGCAGAACTGTGAGCTATTGTActgaaaatgcagctttgcaTACAAGCAGAAACACATATTTTCCTTCACTGAGGGTCTAATTAGAACATTGATTATTTCCAGCTGTCTGATTTGTCCATTTTTGATAATGAACAGGGAAACACTCATTGCCCTGTTATTATCTTTTTCTGTTAGCTTTTCTTGTTTTGCACATATTTTCTTCATCATTTAAATCATAACTGTTAAAGTTTGGTTGTTACATCTGCAAGTCTCGTTCTCAGAAACAGCAGGTTCATATTCGGAGGCGTCAAAATGAAATTTCACATTGACCCCAACATTTCAAGAACCGTATTTTTCAGAAAGAGAAAGGAAGTTGTGGACAAATTAAGCTGGTTTTTAGTTTCTCATCCGGATTTTTCATCTTTACATTGATCACCGCATTTTGAAACATATTAAGTAAGTCCGACCCAACTCAGCCTGGATCAGATAAATATGCCTGAAATAACATAAAAATGCATTCtaacactttttttccctgcatctTTGTAACTTCAATGTTTCTGCTCAAAATGACACTTCAACTTATGGGATTTGAGCAGTTTCGTGTCGTGTTTGATgtttatttctaaaaaaaattccaacaaTATCCAGGAATTAAACATCAATTTATTGACATCGAATAAACTCACAACCGTTACAGTTCAGTGGAACATCGACTAACAATGGTGAGCATACACACTTATGGTTCTTGAGACTAACAAACCTAAAGCAAAGCTATTTGTGTTGCAACAGTTTCTCGATGACCCGGTCCTCCATGACAACATGTGGAACCTGCCGGCACAGCAGTGACAAGTGATGCCTCTAATATCAacgttctttatttatttggttgttTCTTCACATTCCGGATCGTCACGTTGACGTCGCTGAAGCCCCTCTGCCGAAGGGCCGCCGTGTACTAAAAGCAGAAACAAGAAAACGTTACATTTCGCGACGCTGGAAGGTGTGAAAGTGGGGATGAAAAGGCGAGACCTGCTGTGAAAGATGAGCTCTGCTGTCTGGGTGTGTCAGGTCACACTCGGTCCGCAgctttgtctttaaaaaaatctgactctgcgctaaaaaaaacaaggacaAATCAACGTTAACGCTCATTGGCCTCGCTTCACTAATTAAACCAAGATTACCTGAACACCAGTCGTACCTTGTGGCTCCTGGTTGGCAGGCTCGGGTGGCTCGCTTCCCTTTTCTACTTTTTCAAACAAAACGTACGCGTTAACATTATTTGTCAGGATAGTTTGGTGGTTAATGATGCAGACTAGCGCACAGAGGGTCACGGGTTCCAACCCCGGTGTAGGATTATATTATGACCTTCAGGATGAGTTCACATACATTTATGTATATCATAAAACAGCTGTGTAGCAGCTGGGTGGCTGAGAGACTCATGCTGCTGACTCTGGTGTGGGAATTTGCAGTTCAAACCCCTGTCAGGGTCTGCAGGTGAACCCTTGAGAGTACCCTCATACCCCTATGAGGGTACCTGTCTTTCCAGGGGAGCTGAGGCACCAGGCTTGGGGGGGTTCACAAATCAAACGTTagcatcattttattttacgAATACGTACGCTGGCAGAGAACGCTCATTTCGAGGTTGCACGTCCTGTCGTACCAGTGCTCTCCAGACATCGCCACGCAGCCCTCCGCGTTGTTCTTGTTATCGGGTTCATTCGGGGCCCAGGGCCTGAAGGAAGAGGTGGTGCTGTCAACCCACTTCCAGGAGTCTCTGTAAAGGCCGATCCAGGCCTCCTGGAGATGACGGTCCTTCAGTTCGTCTGCTAGGATCTGGTTGGTGGTTGAGAGCAACACAGCGGACAGATCCGTGTACAGGGTCCTGCAGTGGGCCAGAGCCTCAGACCAGCTTTTCTCCAGGTTCACCAGGACACCTAAATGTAGACAGAAGATCATCTTGAGGTGAGGTGGGGCTTATTGCGTCTACCCCATCAGCATCATCCTTCTCAATATCTGTGTCTCTGGACCAGCAACAGTTGCACACATCATACCATCGTCACAAAAGAAAGGCATCTGGACGGAGCAGTCGCGGTCCCTCCAGGAGCCGATGTCGCTGATGGAGGCGCAGTGCTCCGAGGAGTTGGCGTTGTCCGGCTCGCTTTGCTCCCACCGCAGGACAAAGTGACTGGAGGTATTCAGCGACCATCTCCAGCTGTTGACGTCGTCGCGGAGGCCGATCCAGAAGGAGACGTTCATGTCGTTGGTCATGTTGTAGATCATGCTGTGCTGCAGTTCGTCAGATATGGAGGCCAAGTCACCTCCGCGCTGTGAGCAGAGCTCCTGGGCGGCGTCCCAGCTCATCGTTTCAACGAGTAGCAAGAACGATTTCGTTTCTATAAATGACAGATGAGATTTGACAGCTCTAAGGATGAGGTCTAACTGTTGGCTTCTAGCTTCTGTCGTCCAGCTCGTTATTACCTGCTCGGATCTCCACGGTAACCATCAGCATCAGGCAGACTGAACATAAAACACAAACGTGCAACTAGTCAGGAGATTTTATTTACAGTTCTGTTTGGTCACGGCCGATGAGACGGAGGTACAAACCGATCAGGAGCATCTTTCCATCGTCCATCGTCTGTTGAGACTCGAGGTcttgcctccttccttcaggcTCTCGCGCTGAACAAAATGTGGAGAACGTCTCGGAGGACGCACCCTGCTGGTGCATTTGGATGCTAAATGATTCGAGACTCTCGCACTTGCATCTCTTGTGGGTTAGACGCAGAAATAAAACCTGACTTTTACATGTGGCGCGTCCAGAAGCCCAACACGTGGAGGcgaaagaaaacaaatgcaaacacaagtaaatttttaaaaaaaaccaaaaccaaatctGCAAACTGACTATTGTGTTTGGAAGCTCCGGAGATGACCACAGAGGAACTCGGGGAAAAGTTGAAAATTGGAAATATAAGGACAAATGTCAAATCAACACATCGCGTCCATTCATATTCcgcagcaaacacacaattttaaataaagaatcaAAAGTCACTGAGAGAATGAAGCTTATCTTTATGACATGAAGTAATTACTGATATGGCGGCGTCATGAGCGCCGATTCTCCACACAGACTCTTCAGGATGTTCTCACGTTCACATTTACAAACTGTTCAAACTGGGTCGTTGTAGACAGGTGAGATCtggatttgacttttttttaacgaTCGGAGCGACCAACAGGTGGCGCCCTTTCAAAAGAAAGACCAAAGCAATGAATGACAGAGAAAAGGCAAGGTCCAAACTGAATCAGACCAAATGAGGCTCGGTTCCGGAAGCTTTTGCTCATGTTTCCGAGTCTGCACTTTGCTGATGCTCCTCGACGGGTAGCTTCAGAACGCAGAAACACAGGAACCCGTCCAGGACCAGTTGGAAGTTCATGAAAAAGAGAAACCTCTCGTAAATCATGAAACTGTCCTCCAAGCGGTCCCCGTTCCCGAAAGGACCCTTCAGGCGCAGAATGAGAAATTTGGGGAGGTAGACGAAAAAAAACGTGACCATCGCGCCCAGCACCACGGGTGTCTTCCCGGGGATGGTAGCCCTGTAGCAGGCCGTTAGCATGATGACCACAGCCATGGCAGAGTTTATAATGGACTCTCCGCTCAGCGCGACCACGCTATAAAACATATAAAAGGGGATAAACACTACAAGGAAGAAGGCAACAAACATGGCGATCAACTGGAGCTTGGTTCCCAGATGTGGGTTGTGCATGAAAAGGACGCACTCCAGCGCGCACAACAGGTGTAAACCCTCCATGAACCCTTTGGACAGGACCAACAACCCAAAGGTTCGAACACACATGTAGTTGCAGGAAAAatagctgagctgagctgcgAGAAAGACCGTGGTGACGATGTTCACGAGGTCGGCGAGGAGCAGCGCCCAGAGGCACTCGTGGACCGCCTGGACTCCCCTGCGCTTGGCCACCTTGCACGAGAAGAAGACGACGAGGCTCTCGGCCAGAAACCCGAGTCTGTCGAACTTGGCCACGAACGCCCAGATGAAGCTGAGAAGCCCCAGAAGTGTGTAGGTCAGGAGGAGCGCCACGGTCCGGGTGGCGTCGCCCACAACGGTTGCATTGAGGTGGCGGTCGGTGATGTTCTCCATCGCAGCGCCGCTTCGAGTCCTTTGCCGGCCTGTTGGAGGGCAGAGAAGAGATAATCAACCAGAAACATCAGGGGATCTACTGTACTTCTGGGGCCCTTTCACACCAGAGGGACGACT harbors:
- the LOC115250851 gene encoding C-type mannose receptor 2-like, with the protein product MDDGKMLLIVCLMLMVTVEIRAETKSFLLLVETMSWDAAQELCSQRGGDLASISDELQHSMIYNMTNDMNVSFWIGLRDDVNSWRWSLNTSSHFVLRWEQSEPDNANSSEHCASISDIGSWRDRDCSVQMPFFCDDGVLVNLEKSWSEALAHCRTLYTDLSAVLLSTTNQILADELKDRHLQEAWIGLYRDSWKWVDSTTSSFRPWAPNEPDNKNNAEGCVAMSGEHWYDRTCNLEMSVLCQQKGSEPPEPANQEPQAQSQIFLKTKLRTECDLTHPDSRAHLSQQYTAALRQRGFSDVNVTIRNVKKQPNK